From the genome of Bacteroides sp. MSB163, one region includes:
- a CDS encoding carcinine hydrolase/isopenicillin-N N-acyltransferase family protein encodes MLKQISLLILCAVAIVLFTAPVQACTSAVVSGKVTPDGRPLLWKNRDTDFMRNHIDYVKGEMYNFIAVVNSANAYLKEAWMGTNSSGFALMNTQSYNLVDVKGDEERGTANGRVIYRALEVCATVEDFCHFLDTISKPSDIEANFGVIDAQGGAAMFEVDYHKYVMYDANNPKDAPYGYIARTNFSFAGKVNEGAGYVRYMEADQVLMKASATGSIIPQFIFNDLSRSFRNRMMDIDLRSGAYNRPQASGWFVDQDFIPRSSTSCSVVVQGVKPGEKAELTTMWTLLGYPPTGIAVPLWVKDAGKLLPGMVRFGKEHEAAPLSDWSLRLADRVFSYKQGMGTGRYLNWERLYSPEKGDGYMIAITAVEDEVFRTTKPLLEEWYKKGSLDTQAIPKLYDELESFIRMIYQSLLESE; translated from the coding sequence ATGTTAAAACAAATATCCTTATTAATCCTGTGTGCGGTAGCAATCGTCTTATTCACTGCTCCGGTGCAAGCCTGTACTTCTGCTGTTGTATCGGGTAAAGTAACACCCGACGGTCGCCCTCTGCTTTGGAAAAACCGTGATACGGACTTTATGCGAAACCATATTGATTATGTGAAAGGTGAGATGTATAACTTTATTGCTGTAGTGAATAGCGCCAATGCATATCTGAAAGAGGCATGGATGGGAACTAATTCCTCAGGATTTGCCTTGATGAATACACAATCCTATAATCTGGTGGATGTAAAAGGCGATGAAGAACGGGGGACAGCCAATGGGCGCGTTATTTATCGTGCACTCGAAGTTTGTGCTACGGTAGAGGACTTCTGTCATTTTCTGGATACCATTTCCAAGCCCAGCGATATCGAAGCTAATTTTGGTGTAATCGATGCACAAGGCGGGGCAGCTATGTTTGAGGTAGATTATCATAAATATGTGATGTATGATGCCAATAACCCGAAGGACGCTCCTTATGGTTATATTGCCCGTACCAACTTTTCTTTTGCTGGTAAGGTGAACGAGGGTGCCGGTTATGTGCGCTATATGGAAGCAGACCAGGTGCTGATGAAAGCTTCGGCTACGGGTAGTATTATCCCACAGTTTATTTTCAATGATTTATCGCGTTCGTTCCGTAACCGTATGATGGATATTGATTTGCGTAGCGGGGCATATAATCGTCCTCAGGCGTCGGGTTGGTTTGTAGATCAGGATTTCATTCCGCGTAGCAGTACATCGTGTTCGGTAGTGGTACAAGGTGTGAAACCGGGTGAGAAAGCCGAACTGACTACCATGTGGACACTGTTAGGTTATCCTCCTACCGGTATAGCTGTTCCGTTGTGGGTGAAAGATGCCGGTAAACTTCTTCCCGGAATGGTACGTTTCGGCAAAGAACATGAGGCAGCTCCGCTCAGTGATTGGTCACTTCGTTTGGCAGACAGAGTTTTCAGCTATAAGCAGGGAATGGGTACCGGACGTTATCTGAATTGGGAAAGATTGTATAGTCCTGAGAAAGGTGACGGTTATATGATAGCGATTACTGCGGTAGAAGATGAAGTCTTCCGTACGACGAAGCCATTGTTGGAAGAGTGGTATAAAAAAGGAAGCCTCGATACACAAGCAATACCAAAGCTGTATGACGAACTGGAATCATTCATCAGAATGATTTATCAGAGTTTACTGGAATCAGAATAG
- a CDS encoding IS1096 element passenger TnpR family protein, which produces MIYRFTLISDEVDDFVREIQIDPEATFYDFHEAIVKSVGYTNDQMTSFFICDDDWEKEKEITLEEMDDNPEMDSWVMKDTTISELIEDEKQKLLYVFDYMTERCFFIELSEIITGKEMKGAKCTKKEGDAPKQTIDFEEMTANSGSLDLDENFYGDQDFDLEEFDQEGFDMGGGEGGAAPFEEEKF; this is translated from the coding sequence ATGATATACAGATTTACACTTATCTCCGATGAAGTGGACGACTTCGTAAGAGAAATACAAATTGACCCGGAAGCTACATTCTACGACTTCCATGAGGCTATAGTGAAGTCAGTAGGCTATACTAACGACCAGATGACTTCTTTCTTCATCTGTGATGATGATTGGGAAAAAGAAAAGGAAATTACACTGGAAGAGATGGATGACAATCCGGAGATGGACAGTTGGGTAATGAAAGACACCACTATCAGCGAACTGATAGAAGATGAAAAGCAGAAGTTACTCTATGTGTTCGACTACATGACAGAACGCTGTTTCTTCATTGAACTCTCCGAGATCATTACCGGAAAAGAAATGAAAGGTGCCAAGTGTACCAAGAAGGAAGGTGATGCTCCGAAACAGACAATTGACTTCGAAGAAATGACAGCCAACAGCGGATCGCTTGATCTGGACGAAAACTTCTATGGAGATCAGGACTTTGATTTGGAAGAATTCGACCAGGAAGGTTTCGACATGGGCGGAGGCGAAGGTGGCGCAGCACCGTTCGAGGAAGAAAAGTTCTAA
- the miaA gene encoding tRNA (adenosine(37)-N6)-dimethylallyltransferase MiaA, whose translation MKTLIVLIGPTGVGKTELSLRLAEHYQTCIVSADSRQLYADLKIGTAAPTPEQLQRVKHYLVGTLQLTDYYSAAQYEAEVLKLLETLFTEQDTVLLTGGSMMYVDAVCKGIDDIPTVDAETRQVMLHKYETEGLERLCAELKLLDPEYYKIVDLKNPKRVIHALEICYMTGKTYTSFRTQQKKERPFRIIKIGLTRDREELYDRINRRVEIMIEDGLEEEARKVSPYRALNSLNTVGYKEMFKYLDGEWTLPFAIEKIQQNSRIYSRKQMTWFKRDEEIRWFHPEQETEILAYLRSIM comes from the coding sequence ATGAAAACCCTGATAGTGCTTATTGGACCGACCGGAGTCGGAAAGACCGAACTCAGCCTGCGGCTGGCAGAGCATTACCAAACTTGCATCGTTTCCGCAGACTCTCGGCAACTCTATGCCGACTTGAAAATAGGGACGGCAGCCCCTACCCCCGAGCAACTGCAACGTGTGAAACATTACCTTGTAGGAACCTTGCAACTCACCGATTATTACAGTGCCGCCCAATATGAAGCGGAGGTACTGAAACTTCTGGAAACCTTATTTACCGAACAGGATACAGTATTGCTTACCGGTGGCTCTATGATGTATGTGGATGCCGTTTGCAAAGGCATTGACGATATTCCGACCGTAGATGCTGAAACACGCCAGGTGATGCTACATAAGTATGAAACGGAAGGTCTGGAAAGACTGTGCGCAGAGCTAAAGTTGCTCGATCCGGAATACTATAAAATAGTAGACCTGAAGAATCCTAAACGCGTAATCCATGCACTGGAGATATGCTATATGACAGGGAAGACCTACACCTCATTTCGTACACAACAGAAAAAAGAACGCCCCTTCCGCATCATCAAAATAGGATTGACGCGCGACCGGGAAGAACTTTATGACCGCATTAACCGGCGGGTAGAGATTATGATAGAGGATGGCTTGGAAGAAGAAGCCAGAAAGGTATCTCCTTATCGGGCACTTAATTCATTGAATACGGTAGGCTATAAAGAAATGTTCAAATATCTCGACGGAGAATGGACCTTGCCTTTTGCCATAGAGAAAATCCAACAGAACTCCCGCATCTATTCGCGCAAGCAAATGACATGGTTCAAAAGAGATGAAGAAATCCGTTGGTTTCATCCGGAACAAGAAACGGAGATACTGGCATACCTCCGTTCGATTATGTAA
- a CDS encoding BlaI/MecI/CopY family transcriptional regulator, which translates to MKGLTAKEEEIMGFFWEKGPLFVKEMLAFYEEPKPHFNTLSTIVRGLEDKGFLAHKTYGNTYQYYAVVNKEDFSKGTLKKVISKYFNNSYLSAVSSLVKEEDISLEDLKQLIAEVERGTK; encoded by the coding sequence ATGAAAGGATTGACTGCGAAAGAAGAGGAAATCATGGGATTTTTCTGGGAGAAAGGTCCGTTGTTTGTGAAGGAGATGCTGGCTTTCTATGAAGAACCGAAGCCGCATTTCAATACGCTGTCCACGATTGTGAGGGGATTGGAAGATAAAGGTTTCCTGGCACATAAGACTTACGGTAATACGTACCAGTATTATGCTGTGGTGAATAAGGAAGACTTCAGTAAGGGAACGCTGAAGAAAGTGATTAGTAAGTACTTCAATAATTCATATCTCAGCGCAGTATCATCGTTGGTAAAAGAAGAAGATATTTCGTTGGAGGACCTGAAGCAGTTGATTGCAGAAGTGGAGAGAGGAACGAAATAG
- the lpxA gene encoding acyl-ACP--UDP-N-acetylglucosamine O-acyltransferase, translated as MISPLAYIHPEAKIGENVEIAPFVFIDKNVVIGDNNKIMANANILYGSRIGNGNTIFPGAVIGAIPQDLKFQGEESTAEVGNNNTIRENVTINRGTAAKGRTIIGNNNLLMEGVHVAHDALVGNYCIIGNSTKMAGEIVIDDFSIISANVLMHQFCRVGGYGMIQGGCRFSKDIPPYIIAGREPIAYSGINIIGLRRRGFSNETIENIHNAYRIIYQSGLNTSDALKKIEEEIPTSPEIEYIVSFIRDSERGIIR; from the coding sequence ATGATAAGTCCCTTAGCGTATATTCATCCCGAGGCAAAAATCGGGGAAAACGTAGAGATTGCTCCTTTTGTATTCATCGACAAGAATGTGGTAATCGGCGATAACAACAAGATTATGGCAAATGCCAACATTCTGTACGGTTCACGTATCGGCAATGGAAATACGATTTTTCCGGGAGCTGTTATCGGTGCCATCCCTCAGGACCTGAAATTTCAGGGAGAAGAGAGTACCGCTGAAGTCGGTAATAACAATACCATTCGTGAAAATGTTACCATCAATCGTGGTACGGCTGCCAAAGGTAGAACCATTATCGGTAACAATAACCTGTTGATGGAAGGTGTACACGTAGCTCATGACGCCCTTGTCGGTAATTACTGCATCATTGGTAACTCTACCAAAATGGCAGGTGAGATTGTGATAGACGATTTCTCCATTATCAGTGCCAATGTATTGATGCATCAATTCTGCCGTGTAGGCGGATATGGCATGATACAAGGCGGTTGCCGTTTCAGTAAGGATATTCCGCCATACATCATTGCAGGCCGGGAACCGATTGCTTACAGCGGTATCAACATTATCGGGTTGCGCCGTCGCGGATTCTCCAATGAAACCATTGAGAATATACACAACGCATACCGTATCATTTATCAAAGTGGATTGAACACTTCAGACGCATTAAAGAAAATAGAAGAAGAAATTCCGACGAGCCCGGAAATAGAATACATTGTCAGCTTCATCCGTGACTCCGAACGTGGTATTATTAGGTGA
- a CDS encoding TlpA disulfide reductase family protein: MKSIAITCFVLIAVCVGLQAEKVVKAPYFMATNTRSLEIEKVTLGKDTTWLEVKIYNRPGEGVRIDSTAVLCVADKKYALYNSEGFSQKEEWTRLPASGEMAATLKFAPLPQETESFDFIEMPGSDEGWNVYGVRLDGKKPQVDVPEEVLHQQLDYTLPLPIPELKADKAIVKGRLLGYKPEYGVKLLFYNSAWFFFDFFGKQIEVAEDGTFNYETDVLLPCGCTLWIAGCQFYLFIVPGGELDITMNLPAIFWSRSHLFGEKQRTDEETQVWYQGDYAGLNTELLRIGGMMRVGSNDNFSADICGMTPLAFKKYIFKQYKTLRKQLEGEKNLSQASRTYAGVNLDMSLFSCIYNYKSNLSYAPMISGKKGVKRADMTVDSTSYFKEILELDVLHSPELKYYNYYPDFVRTATSSLRDRFVQDPLWVDIMLGMRAASNLSRQLPLSPKERLTLDSIHTPAIRQLFLKKNADIEARLEAVKNKTGYTVCLLDTAVTADSLLAVVTRPYRGKVVLIDMWNTWCGPCMRAMNSLKPVKEELKDVVYIYIADESSPEGKWKITIPDIHGIHYRITNEQSSALGKLYEYPGIPTYFVIDREGKLSYKVTGFPGAEVMKEELLKAGE, from the coding sequence ATGAAAAGCATAGCTATAACTTGTTTTGTATTGATAGCTGTTTGCGTAGGTTTGCAGGCGGAAAAGGTTGTGAAAGCTCCTTATTTCATGGCAACGAATACGCGTAGCCTTGAAATAGAGAAGGTGACATTAGGAAAAGATACTACTTGGCTTGAAGTGAAGATTTATAATAGGCCAGGCGAAGGGGTGAGGATAGACTCGACTGCCGTATTATGTGTGGCAGATAAAAAGTACGCTCTTTATAATAGTGAGGGCTTTTCGCAGAAGGAAGAGTGGACGCGTCTTCCTGCTTCTGGTGAAATGGCGGCAACGTTGAAATTTGCTCCACTTCCACAAGAGACGGAAAGCTTTGATTTTATTGAAATGCCGGGCAGCGATGAAGGTTGGAATGTCTATGGTGTACGTTTAGACGGTAAGAAACCTCAGGTAGATGTGCCCGAAGAAGTGTTACACCAACAGTTGGATTATACTCTACCCTTACCGATACCTGAACTGAAGGCCGATAAAGCTATTGTAAAAGGTAGATTACTGGGGTATAAACCGGAATACGGTGTGAAACTGTTGTTCTACAATTCGGCGTGGTTCTTTTTTGATTTTTTTGGTAAACAAATAGAAGTAGCGGAAGATGGAACTTTCAATTATGAAACCGATGTATTGTTACCTTGTGGTTGTACTCTATGGATCGCTGGATGTCAGTTTTATTTGTTTATTGTGCCAGGTGGTGAATTGGATATAACGATGAATCTTCCCGCTATCTTTTGGTCGCGAAGCCATTTGTTTGGAGAAAAACAGAGGACGGATGAAGAGACCCAGGTTTGGTATCAGGGCGATTATGCTGGGCTGAATACAGAATTGTTACGTATTGGAGGAATGATGAGAGTTGGTAGTAACGATAATTTCAGTGCAGATATCTGTGGGATGACACCATTGGCATTTAAGAAGTATATTTTTAAGCAGTATAAGACTCTCAGGAAACAATTGGAGGGAGAAAAGAATTTGAGTCAGGCAAGTCGTACTTATGCTGGGGTAAATCTGGATATGAGTCTTTTTAGTTGTATCTATAATTATAAAAGTAACCTTAGTTATGCTCCGATGATTTCAGGTAAAAAAGGGGTGAAGCGAGCGGATATGACTGTAGACAGTACTTCCTACTTCAAAGAGATTCTGGAACTGGATGTTTTGCATTCACCTGAGCTGAAATATTACAATTATTATCCGGACTTTGTAAGAACAGCAACGAGTAGTCTTCGGGACAGATTTGTACAAGATCCTCTTTGGGTAGATATAATGCTGGGCATGCGTGCTGCCTCTAACTTAAGCCGGCAGTTACCGCTAAGTCCTAAAGAACGTTTAACATTGGACAGTATCCATACACCTGCAATCCGGCAATTGTTTTTGAAGAAGAATGCGGATATTGAAGCTCGGTTAGAGGCTGTTAAGAATAAGACCGGCTATACAGTTTGCCTGCTGGATACGGCAGTTACTGCAGATAGTCTATTGGCAGTTGTCACCCGTCCTTATCGTGGTAAGGTGGTTCTGATAGATATGTGGAATACTTGGTGTGGCCCTTGTATGCGGGCTATGAATAGCCTGAAGCCGGTGAAAGAAGAATTGAAAGATGTAGTGTATATCTATATAGCAGATGAAAGTTCACCTGAAGGGAAGTGGAAAATCACCATACCTGATATTCATGGAATACACTATCGGATCACGAATGAGCAGAGTTCTGCATTAGGTAAACTATATGAGTATCCGGGAATACCTACTTATTTTGTGATAGACCGGGAAGGGAAGCTCTCATATAAAGTTACCGGATTTCCCGGTGCGGAGGTGATGAAAGAAGAACTACTGAAGGCTGGGGAATAG
- a CDS encoding TonB family protein has translation MGIFFVYILKSSVCLAVFYLFYRLLLSRETFHRFNRVALLSILLLSCLLPLVEVTVEKQTEVHQTMMTLEQWLMLADMMNTTNVAELQIEEVTVTWIQVALLVYLAGILLFAFRNGYSLLKLGNLLRSGRKEDLSKYTDGREKVTLIVHDRDIAPFSWMKYIVISQKDLDENGREILIHELAHIQNRHSWDLLVADICIFFQWFNPASWLLKQELQNIHEYEADETVIEKGVDAKQYQLLLIKKAVGTRLYSMANSFNHSKLKKRITMMLKEKSNPWARLKYLYILPVAAIAVTAFARPEISETAEEISRMSDALGMEQASLLFSRLHDISAAKVNDLIAIVEAKAAKTIGETVQVSTVLKDTAKPVEVKYIPVEVSDKLKGSPVFEVVEQMPEFPGGGMPAALEYIQKNMQYPESAKKNGTQGRVTVQFVIDKGGNVTEPKVIRPVDKELDAEAVRLVKSMPKWKPGMQKGQAVAVKYTIPVLFRLEGGKKVNSPIVANSMSTDFSVQGVNAPLYIVDGKEVTSSIMSALDVNKIESMTVLKDKSATELYGDKGKNGVILITLKGSDKKPVTLSNKSSVVSVPGVNAVYLNNRRADWADVDVFVDGEKIELNGKALDEVVFPSEIESINVTKTAEDASKGTIYITTKKNKEKYTMVTSEGKENVYFTVKGGEKASVKGEMKVEGIVQDKDGEPIIGAIVLLEGTNMGTVTDVDGRFVIPAAKGDKLVVSYVNMKATKVKVAPKVTVTLKDE, from the coding sequence ATGGGAATTTTCTTTGTCTATATACTGAAGTCTTCGGTTTGTTTGGCGGTATTTTACCTGTTTTACCGCTTGTTACTGAGCCGTGAGACGTTTCACCGTTTCAACCGGGTAGCGTTGTTGAGCATATTGTTGCTATCTTGTCTTTTGCCATTGGTGGAAGTTACTGTGGAGAAGCAGACAGAGGTTCATCAAACTATGATGACACTGGAACAGTGGCTGATGCTGGCGGATATGATGAATACTACAAATGTGGCGGAATTGCAGATAGAGGAAGTGACGGTAACTTGGATACAGGTTGCATTATTGGTGTATTTGGCTGGTATTTTACTTTTTGCTTTTCGTAATGGGTATTCGCTGCTGAAGTTGGGCAATTTGTTAAGATCAGGCAGAAAAGAAGACTTGAGTAAATATACAGATGGTAGAGAGAAAGTAACTTTGATAGTGCACGACCGCGATATAGCTCCGTTCAGTTGGATGAAATACATCGTTATTTCACAGAAAGACTTGGATGAGAATGGGCGGGAAATACTTATTCATGAGTTGGCTCATATACAGAATCGGCATTCGTGGGATTTGCTGGTAGCAGATATCTGTATCTTTTTCCAGTGGTTTAATCCGGCTTCGTGGCTGCTGAAACAGGAATTGCAGAATATCCATGAATATGAGGCAGATGAGACGGTGATTGAAAAAGGCGTTGACGCGAAACAATATCAATTATTATTAATTAAAAAAGCTGTCGGCACAAGGCTCTACTCTATGGCCAACAGCTTTAATCACAGTAAACTTAAAAAACGTATCACTATGATGTTAAAAGAAAAATCGAATCCGTGGGCAAGGTTGAAGTATTTATATATACTTCCGGTAGCAGCTATTGCAGTAACTGCTTTTGCCCGTCCTGAAATCTCGGAAACCGCAGAAGAGATTTCAAGAATGTCGGATGCACTCGGAATGGAACAAGCAAGCTTGCTCTTCTCTCGTTTGCATGACATTTCTGCCGCCAAAGTTAATGATTTGATAGCAATTGTGGAAGCAAAAGCCGCAAAAACTATCGGGGAAACTGTGCAGGTGAGCACAGTATTGAAAGATACAGCGAAACCTGTAGAGGTGAAGTATATACCTGTAGAGGTGAGTGACAAACTGAAAGGTTCTCCGGTCTTTGAGGTGGTTGAACAGATGCCGGAATTCCCTGGTGGCGGAATGCCTGCTGCTTTGGAGTATATTCAGAAGAATATGCAATATCCTGAATCAGCAAAGAAAAATGGTACGCAAGGTCGTGTTACGGTGCAGTTCGTTATTGATAAAGGAGGAAATGTGACGGAACCTAAAGTTATTCGTCCGGTAGATAAAGAACTGGATGCTGAGGCTGTCCGATTGGTGAAGTCGATGCCGAAGTGGAAACCGGGAATGCAAAAGGGACAGGCGGTAGCAGTGAAATATACAATACCGGTGTTGTTTAGACTGGAAGGGGGGAAGAAAGTGAACTCTCCGATAGTGGCGAACTCAATGTCAACTGATTTCTCTGTTCAGGGTGTAAATGCCCCTCTGTATATTGTAGATGGCAAAGAAGTTACCTCCTCGATAATGTCCGCTCTGGATGTTAATAAAATAGAGAGTATGACTGTTCTAAAAGATAAATCAGCTACTGAATTGTATGGCGATAAAGGAAAGAATGGCGTTATCCTGATTACCTTGAAGGGGAGTGACAAAAAGCCTGTTACTCTATCAAACAAGAGTTCAGTAGTCAGTGTGCCCGGGGTGAATGCGGTTTATCTGAATAATAGAAGGGCGGATTGGGCAGATGTGGATGTATTTGTTGACGGCGAAAAAATCGAATTGAATGGTAAAGCATTGGATGAAGTTGTATTCCCTAGCGAGATAGAGAGTATCAATGTTACGAAAACTGCAGAAGATGCAAGTAAAGGGACGATTTATATCACTACCAAGAAAAACAAAGAAAAATACACTATGGTTACTAGTGAAGGCAAGGAGAATGTTTATTTTACCGTTAAAGGTGGTGAAAAAGCTTCTGTCAAAGGTGAAATGAAGGTTGAAGGCATTGTCCAGGATAAGGATGGAGAGCCTATTATTGGTGCCATCGTTCTGCTTGAAGGAACAAACATGGGAACGGTTACCGATGTGGATGGGCGTTTTGTCATACCTGCTGCAAAGGGGGACAAGTTAGTAGTTTCTTATGTGAATATGAAGGCTACTAAGGTGAAAGTTGCACCGAAGGTAACGGTTACTTTAAAAGACGAATAA
- a CDS encoding TonB-dependent receptor plug domain-containing protein, translated as MRQGKQIHQGYSFFWGVFLLLVMSAAISIHAEALSIKELVLFKDTLKNDTIVPQSPKKSGTLVIRDRIPIPSDEPLFIVNGMELPYEIFAALNPAHIESLEVLKDASATAIYGTRGINGVIILKLKTPQQVKEEKNIKKIDDFLKPKGVDRRNARYYIDGKEVPASTAYQTSIEQMEVKTGADGILEIYIKPMIFLRGEYE; from the coding sequence ATGAGACAAGGAAAACAAATTCACCAGGGATATAGCTTCTTTTGGGGAGTATTTCTATTATTAGTAATGTCTGCCGCTATATCTATTCATGCTGAAGCCCTTTCTATAAAGGAGCTTGTACTTTTCAAAGATACTTTGAAGAATGACACGATTGTGCCGCAGTCCCCGAAGAAAAGCGGTACATTAGTTATTAGAGATCGTATTCCGATTCCATCTGATGAGCCTTTATTTATTGTAAATGGAATGGAACTTCCCTATGAGATTTTTGCAGCATTGAACCCCGCGCATATTGAAAGTCTTGAAGTTTTGAAAGATGCTTCAGCCACTGCTATTTATGGTACACGTGGAATAAATGGGGTCATTATTCTGAAGTTGAAAACTCCACAACAGGTAAAGGAGGAAAAAAACATTAAGAAAATAGATGATTTTCTCAAGCCAAAGGGAGTGGACAGGAGGAATGCGCGTTACTATATTGACGGCAAAGAAGTTCCGGCCAGTACTGCGTATCAAACGAGTATTGAGCAAATGGAAGTAAAGACCGGTGCAGACGGAATACTGGAAATTTATATTAAACCAATGATTTTCCTAAGGGGAGAATATGAATAA
- a CDS encoding TlpA family protein disulfide reductase produces MKINSLFLFLSMMFVWVGLCSAQTSSDKYVLIDGCFFNGMPPGIRTDEGAQMIMLADEEGHTALEIRLNKGKTLPDYAMKYRVPVEKVPGGEELLRISRSGAQKPMAIAATNTVTLDKWVGKPFPDFKVKDTTGRVWTTADILGKPFVLNYWHTGCRPCIKEMPDLNEWMKICPDVTYFSTTWTTADQIKKIVENRPFLFTHIADELFFFNLFKVQVTPTTLLVDKKGIIRYWEEGTSESKRAYLLDRLKELSAE; encoded by the coding sequence ATGAAAATAAATTCTCTCTTTTTGTTTCTCTCTATGATGTTTGTTTGGGTGGGGCTTTGCTCCGCCCAAACAAGTAGTGATAAGTATGTACTCATTGACGGATGTTTTTTCAATGGTATGCCTCCGGGAATTCGGACTGATGAAGGTGCCCAGATGATTATGCTGGCAGATGAGGAAGGACATACCGCATTGGAAATACGTCTGAATAAAGGAAAAACCTTACCGGACTATGCAATGAAATATCGGGTTCCCGTAGAAAAAGTACCCGGAGGAGAGGAATTGTTGCGGATTTCCCGTTCGGGAGCGCAAAAGCCAATGGCGATTGCAGCGACTAATACAGTAACTCTTGATAAATGGGTAGGAAAACCATTCCCGGACTTTAAGGTAAAGGATACGACGGGGCGGGTATGGACAACGGCGGATATTCTTGGAAAACCTTTTGTGCTGAACTATTGGCATACTGGTTGCAGACCATGTATCAAAGAAATGCCGGACCTGAACGAATGGATGAAAATCTGTCCGGATGTGACTTATTTCTCTACTACCTGGACTACGGCGGATCAGATAAAGAAGATTGTGGAAAACCGTCCTTTCCTTTTTACGCATATTGCCGATGAATTATTTTTCTTCAATTTGTTTAAAGTACAGGTCACGCCGACTACATTGTTGGTAGATAAAAAAGGTATTATCCGCTATTGGGAAGAAGGTACAAGCGAGAGTAAACGGGCCTATTTGCTTGATAGACTAAAGGAATTATCAGCCGAATAA
- a CDS encoding hemerythrin domain-containing protein: MNEPHKYCATDKMSDLICDNYSLLMVMSRFGLSLGFGDKSVKDVCEAQGVDYRTFLAVANFISEEQYAYTYSEDEDAFSIPALMNYLKQAHTYFLDFKLPVIRHKLIESIDCSGTDNIAYLILKFFDEYAKEVRRHMEYENEAVFTYVEKLLKGKLAENYDIATFASKHNQIETKLTELKNIIIKYYPEKENNNKLNAVLFDIFNCEHDLASHCQVEDYMFVPAVAQLERRLKNEQ; the protein is encoded by the coding sequence ATGAATGAACCGCATAAGTATTGCGCCACAGACAAAATGAGCGACCTTATCTGTGATAACTACTCCTTATTAATGGTTATGAGCCGTTTCGGCCTTTCCTTAGGATTCGGAGACAAGAGTGTAAAGGACGTTTGTGAAGCACAAGGCGTAGACTACCGCACCTTTCTCGCAGTAGCCAATTTCATCAGTGAAGAACAATATGCCTATACCTATAGTGAGGATGAAGACGCTTTTTCCATCCCTGCACTCATGAACTATCTGAAACAGGCACACACCTATTTTCTTGATTTCAAGTTACCGGTCATTCGCCATAAACTCATCGAGTCCATCGACTGCTCTGGCACTGACAACATTGCCTATCTCATTTTAAAATTCTTCGATGAATATGCCAAAGAAGTACGCCGCCATATGGAGTATGAAAACGAGGCAGTGTTTACCTATGTAGAAAAACTCCTGAAAGGCAAACTTGCCGAGAATTACGACATAGCAACCTTTGCCAGTAAACACAATCAGATAGAAACCAAATTGACAGAGCTGAAAAATATCATCATTAAATATTATCCGGAAAAAGAAAATAACAACAAGCTCAACGCCGTTCTTTTCGATATCTTCAACTGCGAACATGACCTTGCTTCACACTGCCAGGTAGAAGACTACATGTTTGTTCCTGCTGTGGCACAATTGGAAAGGAGATTGAAAAATGAACAATAA